From one Rhodovulum sp. ES.010 genomic stretch:
- a CDS encoding cytochrome b/b6 domain-containing protein — translation MAEQTAQAEARVRVWDPVVRVGHWVLVAGFATAYLTEGEPEWLHVWAGYAIAATVTLRIFWGLVGPERARFSDFVTGPGKVVAYLKRLVAGSAERHIGHSPAGGAMTVALLVMLGATAFSGMAVLAEEEGEGPLAGLIAQSESGGEGGVASYERQEHEEREGHAGGETAWEDIHETAANLSVLLILLHVGGVAWASMVHRENLAHAMITGDKRA, via the coding sequence ATGGCGGAGCAGACGGCGCAAGCCGAGGCGCGCGTCCGGGTCTGGGACCCGGTGGTGCGCGTCGGGCACTGGGTCCTGGTGGCGGGTTTCGCCACCGCCTACCTCACCGAGGGCGAGCCGGAATGGCTCCATGTCTGGGCCGGCTACGCGATCGCGGCCACGGTGACGCTGCGCATCTTCTGGGGCCTCGTGGGGCCCGAGCGCGCGCGCTTCTCCGACTTCGTGACCGGGCCCGGCAAGGTCGTCGCCTATCTCAAGCGGCTGGTCGCGGGCTCGGCCGAACGCCATATAGGCCACAGCCCCGCCGGCGGCGCGATGACCGTGGCGCTCCTGGTCATGCTGGGCGCCACCGCGTTTTCCGGCATGGCGGTGCTGGCCGAAGAGGAAGGCGAAGGTCCGCTGGCCGGGCTGATCGCGCAGAGCGAGAGCGGCGGCGAGGGCGGCGTCGCAAGCTACGAGCGCCAGGAACATGAGGAACGCGAGGGCCACGCGGGCGGCGAGACCGCGTGGGAGGACATCCACGAGACCGCCGCGAACCTCTCCGTGCTCTTGATCCTGCTGCATGTCGGCGGCGTGGCCTGGGCCAGCATGGTCCATCGCGAAAACCTCGCCCACGCGATGATCACCGGAGACAAGCGCGCCTGA
- a CDS encoding PepSY domain-containing protein — MKRTILFTAALASAAGLVALGEAQASPETAPAMAQPARWMPLGELIAKLESQGYTVLEAEREDGRYWEVKMRDANGMVVEAYLDPATGAPATRLGRDDD, encoded by the coding sequence ATGAAACGCACGATCCTGTTCACCGCCGCCCTGGCTTCCGCCGCGGGCCTGGTCGCCCTCGGCGAGGCGCAAGCCTCGCCCGAAACCGCACCCGCGATGGCCCAGCCCGCCCGGTGGATGCCGCTCGGCGAGCTGATCGCGAAACTGGAGAGCCAGGGCTACACCGTCCTCGAGGCCGAGCGCGAGGACGGCCGCTACTGGGAGGTCAAGATGCGCGACGCCAACGGGATGGTGGTCGAGGCCTATCTGGATCCGGCCACCGGCGCCCCCGCGACCCGCCTCGGCCGGGACGACGACTGA
- a CDS encoding PepSY domain-containing protein, translated as MKRFALLASILVLAAPAPAERDHDRARRALERGEIRPLHRILPEVEDRFDARLLEVELEREEGRLVYEMELITRDGRLLEVLVDAASGQVLEHEIEDDD; from the coding sequence ATGAAACGGTTCGCTCTCCTCGCCTCGATCCTGGTCCTCGCCGCGCCCGCGCCGGCCGAGCGCGATCACGACCGCGCGCGCCGCGCCCTTGAACGGGGCGAGATCCGGCCCCTGCACAGAATCCTGCCCGAGGTGGAAGACCGTTTCGACGCGCGGCTTCTGGAGGTCGAGCTGGAACGCGAGGAGGGCCGCCTGGTCTACGAGATGGAACTGATCACGCGGGACGGACGACTTCTGGAGGTGCTCGTCGACGCCGCCTCGGGCCAGGTGCTGGAGCACGAGATCGAGGACGACGACTGA